The sequence GCTCCGGCCGCAGGGAGCTCATCACCCGGGCATTCAGGGCCGCATAGATGGTGGGCACCGGCACCCCCATCTCCAGGGCGCTCACCACCGTCCAGAGTCCGGTGCCCTTCTGGCCGGCCGCATCCACGATCATCTCCACCAGATCGCCGCCGCTGGCGGGGTCCTTGGTGCGCAGACACACCTCGGTGATCTCCACCAGGAAGGAGGCCAGTTCCTCGCTGCTGTTCCACAGACCCAGCACATCGGCCATGGCGTCGCCGCCCATGCCGCTGCAGCGCTTCATCAGGTCGTAGGCCTCGGCCAGGATCTGCTCAATGCCGTATTCAATGCCGTTGTGCACGGTCTTGACAAAGTGACCGGCACCGCCTGGACCGATGTAGGTGACGCAGGGGCCGTCCTCCACCTGAGCCGCCATCTTGCGCACCAGCGGCTCAATGGCGTCGTAGGCGCTGCGGGTGCCGCCGGGCATCATGCTGGGGCCCTCCAGGGCTCCCTTGGCGCCGCCGGACACCCCCATGCCGATGTAGCCGAAGCTCTTGCTTTCCAGCTCCGCCACCCGCCGTTCCGTGTCGGTGTAGAGGGAGTTGCCACCATCGATCAGCAGGTCGCCCTCCGCCAGCAGGGGGGCAATCGAGGCGATGGTGTCATCCACCGGCTGGCCGGCTTTCACCATCATCAGGATCCGCCTGGGCTGCTCCAGGGCCGCTACGAACTCCTCCAGGGTTTTGGCGCCAACGATGTCCTTGCCGGCGCCCCGGCCCTGCAGGAAGGCCTCCGTCTTGGCGTAGGTGCGGTTGTAGACAACGCTCGAAAACCCGTTGCGCTCGGCATTGAGAACCAGGTTCTCGCCCATCACGCCGAGACCGATCAGACCGAAATGTGCCGTACCCATGCAGTTGGAAAAAGGGCTGTGCCCTCAGTGTGGCCAGAGCACCGGCCTGCGGGGCTGAACCGTCACAACCCGGGCGCCTGTGTCAGCATCTCCTGGCCTGATTAGGCCCTGGAGCCTCAGATCACACTGCCATCAGCGATGGTGCCGTTCTTCACAACCACCACGATTCCGTTGCGGATGTAGAAGTTCAGTTCGGGGCGATCCGCCTCCTCCACGTGATCTTTGTTGATGATGGTCACGTCCTTGCCGATGCGCACGTTCTTGTCGAGAATGGCGCCCTTCACGGTGGTGCCACTGCCCACGCCCATCGGAATGCCGCCGCTCTGCCTCAGGGCTTTGCGCTCCTCGGAGGACTCGAAGTAATCCGAGCCCATCACCAGGGTATCCTGCAGAACCGCGTTGTTTTCAACCCTGCTCCTGACCCCCAGCACGCAATGATGCACGCTGCAGGCCTTCAGCAGGGAACCCTCGCCGATGATCGACTCGGTGACCTGGGCGTCCTGAAGCTTGCTGGGCGGCAGGTAGCGGGGGCGTGTGTAAATCGGAAACCTTTCGTCGTAGAACGAGAATGGAGGGTTGGGCTGCTGGGTGAGAGCTAGATTGGCTTCATAGAAGGCACCAATTGTACCGATGTCTTCCCAGTAGTC is a genomic window of Cyanobium sp. NS01 containing:
- the gndA gene encoding NADP-dependent phosphogluconate dehydrogenase → MGTAHFGLIGLGVMGENLVLNAERNGFSSVVYNRTYAKTEAFLQGRGAGKDIVGAKTLEEFVAALEQPRRILMMVKAGQPVDDTIASIAPLLAEGDLLIDGGNSLYTDTERRVAELESKSFGYIGMGVSGGAKGALEGPSMMPGGTRSAYDAIEPLVRKMAAQVEDGPCVTYIGPGGAGHFVKTVHNGIEYGIEQILAEAYDLMKRCSGMGGDAMADVLGLWNSSEELASFLVEITEVCLRTKDPASGGDLVEMIVDAAGQKGTGLWTVVSALEMGVPVPTIYAALNARVMSSLRPERLEAEAVLPAPPAHAVDLGDAAAGLPPLRDACIAACIVSYGQGMALLQEASKLHDYALDFAAIGQIWKGGCIIRARLLQRIQDAYTAAPELPNLMLDPWFAEQINQRLPGLRQIVAGAALAGIPVPCLSSTLDYIDSYRTARLPQNLVQAMRDCFGSHTYERVDQPGSFHTEWIS